A stretch of Faecalibacterium duncaniae DNA encodes these proteins:
- a CDS encoding tyrosine-type recombinase/integrase, whose protein sequence is MSIYLDEKNPGKHPPFDDASPDIVEYVRYLEVIAGKSANTAFSYYCDLRGFSRFMKRRRGLVPADTEIKDIDPKGLDTAFWGSVSKEDIYEYLYFLNRECGNKKSSTARRLASLHGFYDYLVNQVNKLTENPTASIKPPKQDKVLPKYLTAEQSMDLLESTQYQSDFPERDYCMVVLFLNCGMRLSELVGMDLGDIDLEQRQIRLFGKGHKERMVYLNEACVEALQLYLAKRNTMEGLNPKEKAVFVTRRRKERISNRRVEQLVTGAMKAAGLKGFSTHKLRHTAATLMYQTGNVDILTLKQLLGHSSVGTTQIYTHLQEFQVRAAIEQNPLGTVTPEKARLDTTKRAAGENRVKNNADSMDVEEAASPMEAFEGAANDGIRVDISSMPGDKETV, encoded by the coding sequence ATGTCGATCTATCTTGATGAAAAAAATCCGGGCAAGCATCCGCCGTTTGATGATGCTTCGCCGGATATTGTGGAATATGTGCGGTACCTGGAGGTGATCGCGGGCAAAAGCGCCAACACGGCCTTCAGTTATTACTGCGATCTGCGCGGTTTTTCCCGTTTTATGAAACGCCGCCGCGGGCTGGTTCCGGCAGATACGGAGATCAAGGATATTGACCCCAAGGGTCTGGATACGGCCTTCTGGGGCAGTGTGAGCAAAGAGGACATCTATGAATACCTCTATTTTCTGAACCGCGAATGCGGCAACAAGAAATCCTCGACCGCCCGGCGGCTGGCCAGCCTGCACGGCTTTTATGATTACTTGGTCAATCAGGTCAATAAGCTGACAGAGAACCCGACTGCCTCCATCAAGCCGCCCAAGCAGGATAAAGTCCTGCCAAAATATCTGACAGCGGAACAGTCCATGGATCTGCTGGAGAGCACGCAATATCAGAGCGATTTTCCGGAGCGGGATTACTGCATGGTGGTTCTGTTCCTGAACTGCGGAATGCGGCTTTCTGAGTTGGTGGGCATGGATCTGGGCGATATCGACCTGGAACAGCGGCAGATCAGGCTCTTTGGCAAGGGCCACAAGGAACGGATGGTCTATCTGAATGAGGCCTGCGTCGAAGCCCTGCAGCTCTACCTGGCCAAACGCAACACGATGGAGGGCCTGAATCCAAAGGAAAAGGCTGTGTTTGTGACGCGCCGCCGGAAGGAGCGCATTTCCAACCGCAGGGTGGAGCAGCTCGTCACCGGTGCCATGAAAGCGGCCGGGCTCAAGGGCTTTTCCACCCATAAGCTGCGTCACACTGCGGCAACGCTGATGTATCAGACCGGCAATGTGGATATTCTGACCCTTAAGCAGCTGCTGGGTCACAGCAGTGTGGGTACAACGCAAATTTATACGCATCTGCAAGAATTTCAGGTGCGTGCCGCCATTGAGCAGAACCCGCTGGGCACGGTCACACCCGAAAAAGCACGCTTGGATACAACAAAACGGGCAGCAGGGGAGAACAGAGTGAAAAATAACGCCGATTCGATGGATGTTGAAGAAGCTGCCAGCCCGATGGAAGCTTTTGAGGGTGCTGCCAATGATGGCATCCGGGTGGATATCTCTTCTATGCCCGGGGATAAGGAAACTGTATGA
- a CDS encoding GNAT family N-acetyltransferase, protein MNYINFSKSYHVQMLTKRDIPLILALCEKNTQFYEHCPPFVTEGSIRDDMCALPQRKMDEPQDKYYLGFFDDAEQLVAVMDFIDHYPTERSCFIGFFMMERSVQGHGIGSRIITELCVYLHSLGYEYIRLGYVDGNKQSESFWKKNQFTDTGLRNHTQDYTVVVMNRML, encoded by the coding sequence ATGAACTATATCAACTTCTCTAAGAGTTATCATGTGCAGATGTTGACAAAGCGCGATATTCCGCTGATTTTAGCTCTTTGTGAGAAAAACACACAGTTTTATGAACATTGTCCGCCATTTGTAACTGAGGGAAGCATTCGGGATGATATGTGTGCCTTGCCGCAGCGCAAAATGGACGAACCTCAGGATAAGTATTATCTCGGATTTTTTGATGATGCCGAGCAGCTTGTGGCTGTGATGGACTTTATTGACCATTATCCAACGGAACGAAGCTGCTTCATCGGATTCTTTATGATGGAACGTTCTGTACAGGGACATGGCATTGGAAGCAGGATCATCACAGAGCTGTGTGTGTATCTGCACAGTCTGGGTTACGAGTATATCCGGCTGGGTTATGTGGATGGCAACAAGCAAAGTGAATCGTTCTGGAAAAAGAATCAGTTCACAGATACCGGATTGAGAAATCACACGCAGGACTATACGGTCGTTGTAATGAATCGGATGCTGTAA